One Kitasatospora sp. NBC_01287 DNA window includes the following coding sequences:
- a CDS encoding germacradienol/geosmin synthase — translation MAQPFELPDFYLPHPATLNPHLEGARVHTRAWAREMGMLEGSGVWEAQDLEDHDYALLCAYTHPDCDSTALDLVTDWYVWVFFFDDHFLEIFKRTLDRPGGKVYLDRLPLFMPMDWTPEQGPGGFPEPTNPVEAGLADLWARTVPSMSPDWRARFRESTEHLLNESMWELSNIDQGRVANPVEYIEMRRKVGGAPWSAGLVEFAAQAEIPARVAAGRPLRVLRDTFSDGVHLRNDLFSYQREVSEEGELSNGVLVLETFLDYTTQQAADAVNELLTSRLHQFENTFFTELPLLFAEYGLAPDEIARVLAYAKGLQDWQSGGHEWHMRSSRYMNERADLGGSAFSPVPVGLGTSAAEVRRFLDPTVLRSFTHVPYQSVPPFQVPEMYLPFPPALSPHLGSARRDSTAWAREMGYLDLVPGLTDSGVWDDRKIVSYDLALCSAGLDPDATPEELALSAEWLIWGTYGDDWFPIAFGHPGDVPAARACVDRLAQFLTRSPTEPLPVPVTALERGLADLWPRTADPMPPAARAAFRDAVGDMLDSWVWEIANVAENRIPDPVDYVEMRRHTFGSDLTMSLARFANQRTLPDEVFRSGTIEALNHAAADYACLINDLFSYRKEVQYEGEIHNAVLVVQNFLNCDLPHALAVVSDLQTSRMRQFEHLTANEIPQLCEDFALDAAQRAELEDYLQDLRNWMSGIYVWHRDVGRYRDAEQEYQPAAHHRRLAAAAAAGPVTTGFRVPVPSGLGTSATRIAALG, via the coding sequence ATGGCACAGCCCTTCGAACTACCCGACTTCTACCTGCCGCACCCGGCCACGCTCAACCCGCACCTGGAGGGCGCGCGCGTGCACACCCGCGCCTGGGCGCGCGAGATGGGCATGCTGGAGGGCAGCGGCGTCTGGGAGGCGCAGGACCTGGAGGACCACGACTACGCGCTCCTCTGCGCCTACACGCACCCGGACTGCGACAGCACCGCGCTCGACCTGGTCACCGACTGGTACGTCTGGGTCTTCTTCTTCGACGACCACTTCCTGGAGATCTTCAAGCGCACCCTGGACCGGCCCGGCGGCAAGGTCTACCTGGACCGGCTGCCGCTCTTCATGCCGATGGACTGGACGCCGGAGCAGGGGCCGGGCGGCTTCCCCGAGCCGACCAACCCGGTCGAGGCGGGCCTGGCCGACCTGTGGGCGCGGACCGTGCCGAGCATGTCGCCGGACTGGCGGGCCCGGTTCCGGGAGAGCACCGAGCACCTGCTGAACGAGTCCATGTGGGAGCTGTCCAACATCGACCAGGGCCGGGTCGCCAACCCGGTCGAGTACATCGAGATGCGCCGCAAGGTCGGCGGCGCCCCCTGGTCGGCCGGGCTGGTCGAGTTCGCCGCGCAGGCCGAGATCCCGGCCCGGGTGGCCGCCGGCCGCCCGCTGCGGGTGCTGCGCGACACCTTCTCGGACGGCGTGCACCTGCGCAACGACCTCTTCTCCTACCAGCGCGAGGTGAGCGAGGAGGGCGAGCTGAGCAACGGCGTCCTGGTCCTGGAGACCTTCCTCGACTACACCACCCAGCAGGCCGCCGACGCGGTCAACGAGCTGCTGACCAGCCGGCTGCACCAGTTCGAGAACACCTTCTTCACCGAACTGCCGCTGCTCTTCGCCGAGTACGGCCTGGCCCCCGACGAGATCGCCCGGGTGCTCGCCTACGCCAAGGGCCTCCAGGACTGGCAGTCCGGCGGCCACGAGTGGCACATGCGCAGCAGCCGGTACATGAACGAGCGCGCCGACCTCGGCGGTTCGGCCTTCTCGCCGGTCCCGGTCGGGCTCGGCACCTCCGCCGCCGAGGTGCGCCGCTTCCTCGACCCCACCGTGCTGCGCAGCTTCACCCACGTCCCGTACCAGAGCGTGCCGCCGTTCCAGGTCCCGGAGATGTACCTGCCCTTCCCGCCCGCCCTGAGCCCGCACCTGGGCAGCGCCCGGCGCGACTCCACCGCCTGGGCCCGGGAGATGGGCTACCTGGACCTGGTCCCCGGCCTGACGGACTCCGGCGTCTGGGACGATCGCAAGATCGTCTCGTACGACCTGGCGCTCTGCTCGGCCGGCCTCGACCCGGACGCCACTCCCGAGGAGCTCGCCCTCTCCGCCGAGTGGCTGATCTGGGGCACCTACGGGGACGACTGGTTCCCGATCGCCTTCGGCCACCCGGGCGATGTGCCCGCCGCGCGGGCCTGCGTCGACCGGCTCGCCCAGTTCCTCACCCGCTCGCCCACCGAGCCGTTGCCCGTCCCGGTCACGGCGCTGGAGCGCGGGCTGGCCGACCTCTGGCCCCGCACCGCCGACCCGATGCCGCCGGCGGCCCGCGCCGCCTTCCGCGACGCCGTCGGCGACATGCTGGACAGCTGGGTCTGGGAGATCGCCAACGTCGCCGAGAACCGCATCCCCGACCCCGTCGACTACGTCGAGATGCGCCGCCACACCTTCGGCTCCGACCTGACCATGAGCCTGGCCCGGTTCGCCAACCAGCGCACGCTGCCCGACGAGGTCTTCCGCTCCGGCACCATCGAGGCGCTGAACCACGCGGCCGCCGACTACGCCTGCCTGATCAACGACCTCTTCTCCTACCGCAAGGAGGTCCAGTACGAGGGCGAGATCCACAACGCCGTCCTGGTGGTGCAGAACTTCCTCAACTGCGACCTGCCGCACGCCCTCGCCGTGGTCTCCGACCTGCAGACCTCGCGGATGCGGCAGTTCGAGCACCTGACCGCCAACGAGATCCCGCAGCTCTGCGAGGACTTCGCGCTCGACGCCGCCCAGCGCGCGGAGCTGGAGGACTACCTCCAGGACCTGCGCAACTGGATGAGCGGCATCTACGTCTGGCACCGGGACGTCGGCCGGTACCGCGACGCCGAGCAGGAGTACCAGCCCGCCGCCCACCACCGGCGGCTGGCCGCGGCCGCGGCGGCCGGCCCGGTCACCACCGGTTTCCGGGTCCCGGTCCCCAGCGGCCTGGGC
- a CDS encoding pyridoxal phosphate-dependent aminotransferase, which translates to MEYRQSSKLAGVCYEIRGPVVDQANALEEAGHSVLRLNTGNPAPFGFEAPEEILQDIIRNLPNAHGYSDSRGILPARRAVVQYYQQRGVAGVDVNDVFLGNGASELIQMAVQALVDDGDEVLVPAPDFPLWTAVVRLAGGKAVHYLCDEEAEWYPDLADIAAKITSRTKAIVVINPNNPTGAVYPKELLDGILDLARRHGLMVLADEIYDKILYDGVEHHCLAALADDVLTLTFNGLSKAYRVAGFRSGWLVVSGPKQHARDYLEGLTMLAGMRLCPNVPAQFAVQAALGGHQSIHDLTLPTGRLTEQRDVTWRALNELPGVSCVKPKGALYAFAKLDPAVHRIKDDERFVLDLLLREKIHIVQGTGFNWPRPDHFRFVTLPRADDLETAISRIGRFLTTYRQ; encoded by the coding sequence GTGGAGTATCGGCAGTCCAGCAAGCTCGCGGGCGTGTGCTACGAGATCCGCGGCCCGGTGGTTGATCAGGCCAATGCCCTGGAGGAGGCCGGGCACAGCGTGCTGCGGCTGAACACGGGCAACCCGGCGCCGTTCGGCTTCGAGGCGCCCGAGGAGATCCTGCAGGACATCATCCGCAACCTGCCCAACGCCCACGGCTACAGCGACTCGCGCGGCATCCTGCCGGCCCGCCGCGCGGTGGTGCAGTACTACCAGCAGCGCGGGGTGGCCGGGGTCGACGTCAACGACGTCTTCCTCGGCAACGGCGCCTCCGAGCTGATCCAGATGGCCGTGCAGGCCCTGGTGGACGACGGCGACGAGGTGCTGGTCCCGGCCCCCGACTTCCCGCTCTGGACCGCCGTGGTGCGCCTGGCCGGCGGCAAGGCGGTGCACTACCTCTGCGACGAGGAGGCCGAGTGGTACCCGGACCTCGCCGACATCGCCGCCAAGATCACCTCGCGGACCAAGGCCATCGTGGTGATCAACCCCAACAACCCGACCGGCGCGGTCTATCCGAAGGAGCTGCTGGACGGCATCCTGGACCTGGCCCGCCGGCACGGCCTGATGGTGCTGGCCGACGAGATCTACGACAAGATCCTCTACGACGGCGTCGAGCACCACTGCCTGGCCGCGCTCGCCGACGACGTGCTCACCCTCACCTTCAACGGGCTCTCCAAGGCCTACCGGGTGGCCGGCTTCCGCAGCGGCTGGCTGGTGGTCTCCGGGCCCAAGCAGCACGCCAGGGACTACCTGGAGGGGCTGACCATGCTGGCCGGCATGCGGCTGTGCCCCAACGTGCCGGCCCAGTTCGCGGTGCAGGCCGCCCTCGGCGGCCACCAGTCGATCCACGACCTGACGCTGCCGACCGGGCGGCTCACCGAGCAGCGCGACGTCACCTGGCGCGCCCTCAACGAGCTGCCGGGGGTGAGCTGCGTCAAGCCCAAGGGCGCGCTCTACGCCTTCGCCAAGCTGGACCCGGCGGTGCACAGGATCAAGGACGACGAGCGCTTCGTGCTCGACCTGCTGCTCCGCGAGAAGATCCACATCGTCCAGGGCACCGGCTTCAACTGGCCCCGCCCGGACCACTTCCGCTTCGTCACCCTGCCCAGGGCCGACGACCTGGAGACCGCGATCAGCCGGATCGGCCGCTTCCTCACCACCTACCGGCAGTAG
- a CDS encoding SGNH/GDSL hydrolase family protein: MDQTTAPTRFSSYLALGDSFTEGMCDELGPDGHYRGWADRLAAALASEVDGGDFRYANLAVRGKLIGQICAEQLAPAESAGAELVTLAGGLNDVLRPGCDIAEVRARLGSAAERLLATGAVVVLFTSTDPTRRMAGGARLLPAITRLKAFVEELGEHPRVAVVDLFSARCFDDRRLWAEDRLHLSPEGHRRVAEAVLQALGRPPAFDWRAPLPPAPPVGRLAVLRADLRWLRIHLLPWLGRRLTGRSSGDGRPPKRPELLPYQG; the protein is encoded by the coding sequence ATGGACCAGACCACCGCCCCCACCCGCTTCAGTAGCTACCTCGCCCTCGGCGACTCCTTCACCGAGGGCATGTGCGACGAGCTGGGACCCGACGGCCACTACCGCGGCTGGGCCGACCGGCTGGCCGCCGCGCTCGCTTCGGAAGTCGACGGGGGTGACTTCCGGTACGCCAACCTCGCGGTGCGGGGCAAGCTGATCGGGCAGATCTGCGCCGAGCAGCTGGCGCCGGCCGAGTCCGCGGGGGCGGAGCTGGTCACCCTGGCCGGCGGGCTCAACGACGTGCTGCGCCCGGGCTGCGACATCGCCGAGGTGCGGGCGCGCCTGGGGTCGGCGGCCGAGCGACTGCTCGCCACGGGGGCCGTGGTGGTGCTCTTCACGAGCACCGACCCGACCCGCCGGATGGCGGGCGGCGCCCGGCTGCTGCCGGCCATCACGCGGCTCAAGGCCTTCGTCGAGGAACTCGGCGAGCACCCCAGGGTCGCGGTGGTCGACCTCTTCTCGGCCCGTTGCTTCGACGACCGCCGGCTCTGGGCGGAGGACCGGCTGCACCTGTCGCCCGAGGGGCACCGGCGGGTCGCCGAGGCGGTGCTGCAGGCACTCGGGCGCCCGCCGGCCTTCGACTGGCGGGCGCCGCTGCCGCCCGCCCCGCCGGTGGGCCGCCTCGCCGTGCTCCGCGCCGACCTGCGTTGGCTGCGGATCCACCTGCTGCCCTGGCTGGGACGGCGGTTGACCGGCCGTTCGTCCGGGGACGGACGACCGCCCAAGCGGCCGGAGTTGCTGCCCTACCAGGGCTGA
- a CDS encoding AMP-binding protein, which translates to MTATETYRAARDLLLAQDGAADFAWPVIEGPFNWAVDWFDAIARGNDRTALWIVEEDGQEAKYSFAELAHRSDQVAHHLAGLGVRSGDRVMLMLGNQVELWEAMLAVLKLGAVIMPTTTALGAADLADRIERGRARHVVANLADTPKFTGLSADFTRIAVGGAADGWAAFEAAYRLADPAPFTATTAPTDPLLVYFTSGTTSRPKMVEHTQVSYPVGHLTTMYWTGLRPGDVHLNISSPGWAKHAWSCFFAPWIAEATIFVHNYTRFDAARLVEQLHRARVTTFCAPPTVWRMLIQADLSAGPGELRELLAAGEPLNPEVIAQVERHWGRTIRDGFGQTETTLLVGNTPGAPVKPGSMGRPLPGVPVVLVDPVSGEPAEEGELCLDLARRPVNLMTGYLADEARNAEVMAGGYYHTGDVAARDADGYITYIGRTDDVFKASDYKISPFELESVLIEHPAVAEAAVVPAPDATRLAVPKAYVALAPGWAPDRDTALAILRHARQNLAPYLRVRRLEFYELPKTISGKIRRVELRNREAAGPVAGQEWRDDQFPELKG; encoded by the coding sequence GTGACCGCCACTGAGACCTATCGCGCCGCCCGTGACCTGCTGCTGGCTCAGGACGGTGCGGCCGACTTCGCCTGGCCCGTGATCGAGGGCCCCTTCAACTGGGCCGTCGACTGGTTCGACGCGATCGCCCGGGGCAACGACCGCACCGCGCTCTGGATCGTCGAGGAGGACGGGCAGGAGGCGAAGTACAGCTTCGCCGAACTGGCGCACCGCTCCGACCAGGTGGCCCACCACCTGGCCGGGCTCGGCGTGCGGTCCGGGGACCGGGTCATGCTGATGCTGGGCAACCAGGTCGAGCTCTGGGAGGCGATGCTCGCGGTGCTCAAGCTCGGCGCGGTGATCATGCCCACCACCACCGCGCTCGGCGCCGCCGACCTGGCCGACCGGATCGAGCGCGGCCGGGCCCGGCACGTGGTGGCCAACCTCGCCGACACCCCCAAGTTCACCGGGTTGAGCGCCGACTTCACCCGGATCGCGGTCGGCGGCGCGGCCGACGGCTGGGCCGCCTTCGAAGCCGCCTACCGGCTCGCCGACCCGGCCCCGTTCACCGCCACCACCGCGCCCACCGACCCGCTGCTGGTCTACTTCACCTCCGGCACCACCAGCCGCCCCAAGATGGTCGAGCACACCCAGGTCTCCTACCCGGTCGGCCACCTGACCACGATGTACTGGACCGGCCTGCGCCCGGGCGACGTGCACCTCAACATCAGCTCGCCCGGCTGGGCCAAGCACGCCTGGAGCTGCTTCTTCGCGCCGTGGATCGCCGAGGCGACCATCTTCGTCCACAACTACACCCGGTTCGACGCCGCCCGGCTGGTCGAGCAGCTGCACCGGGCGCGGGTGACCACCTTCTGCGCTCCGCCGACGGTGTGGCGGATGCTGATCCAGGCCGACCTGTCCGCCGGACCCGGCGAGCTGCGCGAGCTGCTCGCGGCCGGCGAGCCGCTCAACCCCGAGGTGATCGCGCAGGTCGAGCGGCACTGGGGGCGCACCATCCGGGACGGCTTCGGGCAGACCGAGACCACCCTGCTGGTCGGCAACACGCCCGGCGCGCCGGTCAAGCCGGGCTCGATGGGCCGCCCGCTGCCCGGCGTGCCGGTGGTGCTGGTCGACCCGGTCAGCGGCGAGCCGGCCGAGGAGGGCGAGCTCTGCCTGGACCTGGCGCGGCGGCCGGTCAACCTGATGACCGGCTACCTGGCCGACGAGGCGCGCAACGCCGAGGTGATGGCGGGCGGTTACTACCACACCGGCGATGTGGCGGCCCGCGACGCCGACGGCTACATCACCTACATCGGCCGCACCGACGACGTGTTCAAGGCCTCCGACTACAAGATCTCGCCGTTCGAGCTGGAGAGCGTGCTGATCGAGCACCCCGCGGTCGCCGAGGCGGCGGTGGTCCCGGCACCCGACGCGACCCGGCTCGCGGTGCCCAAGGCCTACGTCGCGCTCGCCCCGGGTTGGGCGCCGGACCGCGACACCGCGCTGGCGATCCTGCGGCACGCCCGGCAGAACCTGGCGCCCTACCTGCGGGTGCGGCGGCTGGAGTTCTACGAGCTGCCCAAGACCATCTCCGGCAAGATCCGCCGGGTCGAGCTGCGCAACCGCGAGGCCGCGGGGCCGGTCGCCGGCCAGGAGTGGCGCGACGACCAGTTCCCCGAGCTGAAGGGGTAA
- a CDS encoding PPOX class F420-dependent oxidoreductase translates to MADALLDKLGRGKYLLVTSYKKDGTAVPTPVWVVRDGEALGIWTVADSWKVKRIRRRPEVLVGPCDVRGRPTGESVPAAAELLDAAGAARYRQLLSRKYGLMGRLTLLGSRLRRGADGTVGIRITLIP, encoded by the coding sequence ATGGCTGACGCGCTGCTCGACAAGCTGGGCCGGGGCAAGTACCTGCTGGTCACCTCGTACAAGAAGGACGGCACGGCGGTGCCCACCCCCGTCTGGGTGGTGCGGGACGGGGAGGCGCTCGGCATCTGGACGGTGGCCGACTCCTGGAAGGTCAAGCGGATCCGGCGGCGGCCCGAGGTGCTCGTGGGGCCGTGCGACGTGCGCGGGCGGCCGACCGGTGAGTCGGTGCCGGCCGCGGCCGAACTGCTGGACGCCGCCGGGGCCGCCCGCTACCGGCAGCTGCTGTCCCGCAAGTACGGGCTGATGGGCCGGCTGACCCTGCTGGGCAGCCGGCTGCGGCGCGGCGCCGACGGCACGGTCGGCATCCGGATCACCCTCATCCCTTAG
- a CDS encoding Tex family protein, which produces MAEELGVREGQVRAAVELLDGGSTVPFIARYRKEVTGELDDTQLRTLEERLRYLRELEERRAAVLESIEAQGKLDDALRAQVLAADSKARLEDIYLPYKPKRRTKAQIAREAGLEPLAEQLLADPGQDPAARAAAFVNEQVADAPAALEGARAILVERFAEDADLIGTLRERMWGRGRVVATVRAGKETEGAKFADYFDFAEPFTKLPSHRILAMLRGEKEEVLDLDLSPFDGEAEGDLPGASDYEQRIAARFGVADHGRPADKWLGDTVRWAWRTRILVRLGLDLRGRLRQEAEDEAVKVFAANLRDLLLAAPAGTRATMGLDPGFRTGVKVAVVDATGKVVAHDTIYPHQPANKWDAALATLAALAEAHQVDLIAIGNGTASRETDKLAEDLINRHPELKLTKAMVSEAGASVYSASAFASQELPELNVSIRGAVSIARRLQDPLAELVKIDPKSIGVGQYQHDLSELKLSRSLDAVVEDCVNAVGVDVNTASAPLLTRVSGVNGTLADNIVAHRDANGPFRTRKALKDVARLGPKAFEQCAGFLRIPDGDDPLDGSAVHPEAYPVVRRILAKTGGTVRELVGNGTALRALRPAEFADETFGIPTVTDILGELDKPGRDPRPAFRTATFKEGVDKIGDLVVGMVLEGVVTNVAAFGAFVDVGVHQDGLVHVSALSTRFVKDPREVVKSGDVVTCKVVSVDVPRKRIGLTLRLEDETAPRPAGGPRERGERGDRGERGERGERGPRPPRQDRRGGGNSGGNSGGNSGAGGGARPAPVANSAMADALRRAGLGK; this is translated from the coding sequence ATCGCCGAGGAACTCGGGGTCCGGGAAGGGCAGGTGAGGGCGGCCGTCGAGCTGCTGGACGGCGGCTCGACGGTGCCGTTCATCGCCCGGTACCGCAAGGAGGTCACCGGCGAGCTGGACGACACCCAGCTGCGCACCCTGGAGGAGCGGCTGCGCTACCTGCGGGAGCTGGAGGAGCGCCGGGCCGCGGTGCTGGAGTCGATCGAGGCGCAGGGCAAGCTGGACGACGCGCTGCGCGCCCAGGTGCTGGCCGCCGACTCCAAGGCGCGCCTGGAGGACATCTACCTCCCGTACAAGCCCAAGCGCCGCACCAAGGCCCAGATCGCCCGCGAGGCGGGCCTTGAGCCGCTGGCCGAGCAGCTGCTGGCCGACCCCGGGCAGGACCCGGCCGCGCGCGCCGCGGCCTTCGTCAACGAGCAGGTGGCCGACGCGCCCGCCGCGCTGGAGGGCGCCCGGGCGATCCTGGTCGAGCGGTTCGCCGAGGACGCCGACCTGATCGGCACGCTGCGCGAGCGGATGTGGGGCCGGGGCCGGGTGGTGGCCACCGTCCGCGCGGGCAAGGAGACGGAGGGCGCGAAGTTCGCCGACTACTTCGACTTCGCCGAGCCGTTCACCAAGCTGCCCTCGCACCGGATCCTGGCCATGCTGCGCGGCGAGAAGGAGGAGGTGCTCGACCTCGACCTGTCGCCCTTCGACGGGGAGGCGGAGGGCGACCTGCCCGGCGCGAGCGACTACGAGCAGCGGATCGCCGCCCGCTTCGGGGTCGCCGACCACGGCCGCCCGGCCGACAAGTGGCTCGGCGACACCGTCCGCTGGGCCTGGCGCACCCGGATCCTGGTCCGGCTCGGCCTGGACCTGCGCGGCCGGCTGCGCCAGGAGGCGGAGGACGAGGCGGTCAAGGTCTTCGCCGCCAACCTGCGCGACCTGCTGCTCGCCGCGCCGGCCGGCACCCGGGCCACCATGGGCCTGGACCCGGGCTTCCGCACCGGCGTCAAGGTCGCCGTGGTGGACGCCACCGGCAAGGTGGTCGCGCACGACACCATCTACCCGCACCAGCCCGCCAACAAGTGGGACGCGGCGCTGGCCACCCTGGCGGCGCTGGCCGAGGCGCACCAGGTGGACCTGATCGCGATCGGCAACGGCACGGCCTCGCGCGAGACCGACAAGCTGGCCGAGGACCTGATCAACCGCCACCCGGAGCTGAAGCTGACCAAGGCGATGGTCTCCGAGGCAGGCGCCTCGGTCTACTCCGCCTCCGCCTTCGCCTCGCAGGAGCTGCCCGAGCTCAACGTGTCGATCCGCGGCGCGGTCTCGATCGCCCGCCGGCTGCAGGACCCGCTGGCCGAACTGGTCAAGATCGACCCGAAGTCGATCGGGGTCGGCCAGTACCAGCACGACCTCAGCGAGTTGAAGCTCTCCCGCTCGCTGGACGCGGTGGTCGAGGACTGCGTCAACGCGGTCGGCGTGGACGTCAACACCGCCTCCGCCCCGCTGCTCACCCGGGTCTCCGGGGTGAACGGCACGCTGGCCGACAACATCGTGGCGCACCGCGACGCCAACGGCCCGTTCCGCACCCGCAAGGCGCTCAAGGACGTGGCGCGGCTGGGCCCGAAGGCCTTCGAGCAGTGCGCGGGCTTCCTGCGGATCCCGGACGGCGACGACCCGCTGGACGGCTCCGCCGTGCACCCCGAGGCCTACCCGGTGGTGCGCCGGATCCTGGCGAAGACCGGCGGCACGGTGCGCGAACTGGTCGGCAACGGCACCGCGCTGCGGGCGCTGCGCCCGGCCGAGTTCGCCGACGAGACCTTCGGCATCCCGACCGTCACCGACATCCTGGGCGAGCTGGACAAGCCGGGGCGCGACCCGCGCCCGGCGTTCCGCACCGCCACCTTCAAGGAGGGCGTCGACAAGATCGGCGACCTGGTGGTGGGCATGGTGCTGGAGGGCGTGGTGACCAACGTCGCCGCCTTCGGCGCCTTCGTCGACGTGGGCGTGCACCAGGACGGGCTGGTCCACGTCTCGGCGCTGTCGACCAGGTTCGTCAAGGACCCGCGCGAGGTGGTCAAGTCCGGTGACGTGGTGACCTGCAAGGTCGTCTCGGTCGACGTCCCGCGCAAGCGGATCGGGCTGACCCTGCGGCTGGAGGACGAGACCGCGCCCCGGCCGGCCGGCGGGCCGCGTGAGCGCGGTGAGCGTGGTGACCGGGGCGAGCGCGGGGAGCGCGGCGAGCGGGGTCCGCGTCCGCCGCGCCAGGACCGGCGCGGCGGTGGCAACTCCGGCGGCAACTCCGGTGGCAACTCGGGCGCAGGCGGCGGGGCCAGGCCCGCGCCGGTGGCCAACAGCGCGATGGCCGACGCGCTGCGCCGGGCCGGGCTCGGCAAGTAG
- a CDS encoding NUDIX hydrolase, which yields MTERTDLSSPPEDRYPALFAPQRWEWGGIDAQFAVEMPPDELITNIHLIGFAGDLVVLCRDARGHWFLPGGTREPGESVGDCLARELREEAGARLLGEPVWLGAHRAVTDRPTPYRPWQPHPLKAWLWGHAEVLVDSEPTNPADGEQVVEVRAVPVGEAGALLSRGRERWWAELIELAAAHRS from the coding sequence ATGACGGAACGCACCGATCTCAGCAGCCCGCCCGAGGACCGCTATCCCGCCCTGTTCGCGCCGCAGCGCTGGGAGTGGGGCGGGATCGACGCCCAGTTCGCCGTCGAGATGCCGCCGGACGAGCTGATCACCAACATCCACCTGATCGGTTTCGCCGGCGATCTGGTGGTGCTCTGCCGTGATGCCCGGGGCCACTGGTTCCTGCCCGGCGGCACCCGGGAGCCGGGCGAGTCGGTCGGCGACTGCCTGGCCCGCGAGTTGCGCGAGGAGGCGGGGGCGCGGCTGCTCGGCGAGCCGGTCTGGCTGGGCGCGCACCGGGCGGTGACGGACCGTCCGACGCCGTACCGGCCCTGGCAGCCGCACCCGCTCAAGGCCTGGCTCTGGGGCCACGCCGAGGTCCTGGTGGACAGCGAGCCGACCAACCCGGCGGACGGCGAGCAGGTGGTCGAGGTGCGCGCGGTGCCGGTCGGCGAGGCGGGCGCGCTGCTCTCGCGCGGGCGCGAGCGGTGGTGGGCCGAGCTGATCGAACTGGCGGCGGCGCACCGGAGCTGA
- a CDS encoding isovaleryl-CoA dehydrogenase: protein MPHTHEVTNQVPPPYGHNLAEDPALLAALHRAGAGWAEPELRELGVLGGTERAAEWGRLANENEPVLRTHDRFGHRIDEVEFHPAWHQLMSVAVEHGLHAAPWRDPRPGAHTARAAKFYLWSQVEAGHGCPVSMTYAAVPALRATPALAETFEPLLASNVYDFGLREPQGKRGLIAGMSMTEKQGGSDVRANTTVALPAGDGTYHLTGHKWFTSAPMSDVFLTLAQAPGGLSCFLLPRVLPDGTRNALRIQRLKEKLGNRSNASAELEYEEAVGWLVGEEGRGVRTIIEMVNMTRLDCTLGAAAGMRLGVQRAVQHADHRRAFGTELVNQPLMRNVLADLAIESEAATTVALRLAEATDRAAAGDEGEAHFKRLALAVTKYWVCKRGPAHAAEALECLGGNGYVEESGMPRLYREAPLVSIWEGSGNVAALDALRAMARSPESVQAYFAELDAVAGADRRLDAAVATLRKELGDLAEVEYRTRRVVESMALTLQAALLVRHGEPAVADAFCASRLGGDHGSAFGTLPVGVDTEAVIARARMVPA from the coding sequence GTGCCGCACACCCACGAGGTCACCAACCAGGTCCCGCCGCCCTACGGCCACAACCTGGCCGAGGACCCCGCCCTGCTCGCCGCGCTGCACCGGGCCGGAGCCGGCTGGGCCGAGCCCGAACTGCGTGAACTCGGCGTGCTCGGCGGCACCGAGCGGGCCGCCGAGTGGGGGCGGCTGGCCAACGAGAACGAGCCGGTGCTGCGCACCCACGACCGGTTCGGGCACCGGATCGACGAGGTCGAGTTCCACCCGGCGTGGCACCAGCTGATGAGCGTCGCGGTCGAGCACGGCCTGCACGCCGCGCCCTGGCGCGACCCGCGCCCGGGCGCGCACACCGCGCGGGCCGCCAAGTTCTACCTGTGGAGCCAGGTCGAGGCCGGCCACGGCTGCCCGGTCTCGATGACCTACGCCGCCGTTCCGGCGCTGCGCGCCACCCCCGCACTGGCCGAGACCTTCGAGCCGCTGCTCGCCTCGAACGTCTACGACTTCGGGCTGCGCGAGCCGCAGGGCAAGCGCGGGCTGATCGCCGGCATGTCGATGACCGAGAAGCAGGGCGGCTCGGACGTCCGGGCCAACACCACCGTCGCGCTGCCCGCCGGGGACGGCACCTACCACCTGACCGGCCACAAGTGGTTCACCTCCGCGCCGATGTCGGACGTCTTCCTGACGCTCGCCCAGGCGCCGGGCGGGCTCAGCTGCTTCCTGCTGCCCCGGGTGCTGCCCGACGGCACCCGCAACGCGCTGCGGATCCAGCGGCTCAAGGAGAAGCTGGGCAACCGCTCCAACGCCTCCGCCGAGCTGGAGTACGAGGAGGCGGTGGGCTGGCTGGTCGGCGAGGAGGGGCGCGGGGTGCGGACCATCATCGAGATGGTCAACATGACCCGGCTCGACTGCACCCTGGGCGCGGCCGCCGGGATGCGGCTGGGCGTCCAGCGCGCCGTCCAGCACGCCGACCACCGGCGGGCGTTCGGCACCGAGCTGGTCAACCAGCCGCTGATGCGCAACGTGCTGGCCGACCTGGCGATCGAGTCCGAGGCCGCGACCACGGTGGCGCTGCGGCTGGCCGAGGCCACCGACCGGGCGGCGGCGGGCGACGAGGGCGAGGCGCACTTCAAGCGCCTGGCGCTGGCGGTGACCAAGTACTGGGTCTGCAAGCGCGGGCCGGCGCACGCGGCCGAGGCGCTGGAGTGCCTGGGCGGCAACGGCTACGTCGAGGAGTCGGGGATGCCCCGGCTCTACCGGGAGGCGCCGCTGGTCTCGATCTGGGAGGGCTCGGGCAACGTGGCGGCGTTGGACGCGCTGCGCGCCATGGCCCGCAGCCCCGAGTCCGTGCAGGCCTACTTCGCCGAACTGGACGCGGTGGCGGGCGCCGACCGCCGGCTGGACGCGGCGGTGGCCACGCTGCGCAAGGAGCTCGGCGACCTGGCGGAGGTCGAGTACCGCACCCGCCGGGTGGTCGAGTCGATGGCGCTCACCCTGCAGGCGGCGCTGCTGGTGCGGCACGGCGAACCGGCGGTGGCCGACGCGTTCTGCGCCTCGCGGCTGGGCGGCGACCACGGCAGCGCCTTCGGCACGCTGCCGGTCGGGGTGGACACCGAGGCGGTGATCGCCCGGGCCCGGATGGTTCCGGCGTAG